A window of the Polaribacter batillariae genome harbors these coding sequences:
- a CDS encoding MlaD family protein has protein sequence MSKEIKIGIIAIIIIAGSIWGFNFLKGKNLLDTGTRTFKVEYAKIGGLSRSSSVTINGLKVGKVDKIEFDTSEETRGHLIVTFTVENEFEFSKNSVVRIYSPNPLSGSNLAIVPDYEGEIAVSGDLLKGEMEESLFTSIGERLNPLQQKIEKVIVRADTLFSGINKILNDKTIAGINSSVSNLAATINDIRKTVKTVNAMVVDNQENLKITLSNTKTITGNLSRLSDSLTTVNINQIVQKAENAVDNFNKLSKKMNSGEGSIAKLINDKKMYDNLEAATKELEELLRDIKLNPKRYVHFSIFGKNPGPYEEVEKVKE, from the coding sequence ATGTCAAAAGAAATAAAAATAGGAATCATCGCAATTATAATTATTGCAGGTTCAATTTGGGGATTTAACTTTCTCAAAGGAAAAAACTTATTAGATACTGGAACGCGAACATTTAAAGTAGAATACGCTAAAATAGGTGGGTTGTCTAGGTCAAGTTCAGTAACTATTAACGGACTAAAAGTAGGTAAAGTAGATAAAATAGAATTCGATACTTCCGAAGAAACAAGAGGTCATTTAATTGTAACTTTTACTGTAGAAAATGAATTTGAATTTTCTAAAAACAGTGTTGTAAGAATTTATTCTCCCAATCCATTAAGTGGTTCTAACCTAGCCATAGTACCAGATTACGAAGGCGAAATAGCTGTTTCTGGAGATTTATTAAAAGGAGAAATGGAAGAAAGTTTATTTACTTCTATTGGAGAACGCCTAAACCCATTGCAACAAAAAATCGAAAAAGTAATTGTACGAGCAGATACTTTATTTAGTGGAATTAATAAAATTTTAAACGATAAAACCATAGCTGGTATTAATAGTTCGGTTTCTAATTTAGCAGCCACAATTAACGATATTAGAAAAACGGTAAAAACGGTAAATGCTATGGTGGTAGATAACCAAGAAAACTTAAAAATTACTCTTTCAAATACCAAAACAATTACTGGAAATTTAAGCAGATTATCAGACAGTTTAACCACTGTAAATATCAATCAAATAGTGCAAAAAGCAGAAAATGCTGTAGATAATTTTAACAAACTATCTAAAAAAATGAACTCTGGAGAAGGTTCTATAGCAAAGCTAATCAACGATAAAAAAATGTACGATAATTTAGAAGCAGCAACTAAAGAACTAGAAGAATTGCTTAGAGATATTAAACTAAATCCAAAAAGATACGTACATTTCTCTATTTTCGGAAAAAATCCAGGTCCTTATGAAGAAGTAGAAAAAGTGAAAGAATAA
- a CDS encoding (Fe-S)-binding protein, which translates to MQYLPNIIFAIALIAGIGFFVINIRKLTRNIKLGKNINRTDNKPERWKNMIKIALGQSKMVRRPFSGLLHLIVYVGFIIINIEVLEIIVDGLLGTHRIFQGFLGDAFYGFLIGTFEILAALVFIAVILFWTRRNVANIKRFLSREMKGWPKNDGNFILYFEMVLMTLFLIMNASDTAFQQAGIGNPISQFIAPLFDGFSPETLHIIERTAWWIHILGILVFLNYLYYSKHLHILLAFPNTFFANLNPKGQFNNLASVTKEVKLMMDPDADPYATPAEGEEEAVPEKFGASEVTDLNWVQLLNAYTCTECGRCTSACPANLTGKKLSPRKIMMDTRDRLEEVGRNIDANGGTFKDDGKQLLNDYIQPEELWACTSCNACVEECPVNIDPLSIIMDMRRYLVMEKSAAPQELNAMMTNIENNGAPWQYNQQDRLNWAKED; encoded by the coding sequence ATGCAATACCTACCCAACATCATTTTTGCCATTGCTTTAATTGCTGGTATCGGTTTTTTTGTGATAAATATTCGCAAACTAACTAGAAATATAAAATTAGGAAAAAACATCAATAGAACCGACAATAAACCTGAGCGTTGGAAAAATATGATAAAAATTGCTTTAGGGCAATCTAAAATGGTTCGCAGGCCCTTCTCTGGGTTGCTACACCTTATTGTATATGTTGGCTTTATAATTATAAACATAGAAGTTTTAGAAATTATTGTAGATGGTCTTTTAGGAACTCACAGAATTTTTCAAGGCTTTTTAGGAGATGCTTTTTACGGCTTTTTAATTGGAACTTTCGAAATTTTAGCAGCACTGGTTTTTATTGCAGTTATCTTATTTTGGACACGCAGAAACGTGGCAAATATCAAGCGTTTTTTAAGCAGAGAAATGAAAGGTTGGCCAAAGAACGATGGAAACTTTATTCTATATTTCGAAATGGTTTTAATGACACTTTTCTTAATTATGAATGCTTCAGATACAGCTTTTCAACAAGCAGGAATAGGAAACCCAATTAGCCAGTTTATAGCACCTTTGTTCGATGGTTTTTCTCCAGAAACGTTACATATTATCGAAAGAACAGCTTGGTGGATTCATATTTTAGGAATTTTAGTTTTCCTAAATTATTTATATTATTCGAAACATTTACACATTCTTTTAGCATTTCCAAATACATTTTTTGCCAATTTAAATCCCAAAGGACAGTTTAATAATTTAGCTTCTGTTACTAAGGAAGTAAAATTAATGATGGATCCAGATGCAGACCCATACGCAACTCCAGCAGAAGGAGAAGAAGAAGCAGTTCCAGAAAAATTTGGCGCTTCTGAGGTAACCGATTTAAATTGGGTACAATTGTTAAACGCTTACACTTGTACAGAATGCGGACGATGCACCTCTGCTTGTCCTGCCAATTTAACAGGAAAAAAATTATCTCCTCGTAAAATTATGATGGACACCAGAGATCGTTTAGAAGAAGTAGGTAGAAATATCGACGCCAATGGCGGAACTTTTAAAGACGATGGAAAGCAGTTATTAAACGATTACATTCAACCAGAAGAACTGTGGGCATGTACCAGTTGTAACGCATGTGTAGAAGAATGTCCTGTAAATATAGATCCACTTTCTATTATCATGGACATGAGAAGGTATTTGGTAATGGAAAAAAGTGCAGCACCACAAGAATTAAATGCTATGATGACCAATATAGAAAACAACGGCGCTCCTTGGCAGTACAATCAACAAGACCGATTGAATTGGGCGAAAGAAGACTGA
- a CDS encoding (Fe-S)-binding protein, whose protein sequence is MNVPTMAEMMAQGKQPEVLFWVGAAGSYDDRAKKISRAFVKILHAANVNFAVLGTEESSTGDAAKRAGNEFLFQMQAIMNIEVLNGYEIKKIVTCDPHSFNTLKNEYPELGGKYEVYHHTQFIQNLIAEGRLKIDKNTLQGKRVTFHDPCYLGRANEVYESPRDLIRRLGVNLTEMKRNKRTALCCGAGGAQMFKDAEPGDKEVNVLRTEDALETQPEIIATGCPYCNTMMTDGIKFKEKEAEVKVQDIAELIAKANNLL, encoded by the coding sequence ATGAACGTACCAACAATGGCAGAAATGATGGCTCAAGGCAAACAACCAGAAGTGTTGTTTTGGGTTGGCGCAGCAGGAAGTTATGATGATAGAGCAAAGAAAATATCGAGAGCATTCGTAAAAATTTTACACGCAGCAAATGTAAATTTCGCAGTTTTAGGTACAGAAGAATCTTCTACAGGAGATGCTGCAAAACGAGCAGGAAACGAATTTTTGTTTCAAATGCAAGCCATAATGAACATTGAAGTGCTAAATGGTTATGAAATAAAGAAAATTGTAACTTGCGACCCACATTCTTTCAATACATTAAAAAATGAATATCCAGAATTAGGAGGAAAATACGAAGTATATCATCATACACAATTCATTCAAAATTTAATAGCAGAAGGCCGTTTAAAAATAGATAAAAATACTTTACAAGGAAAAAGAGTTACTTTTCACGATCCTTGTTATCTTGGAAGAGCAAACGAAGTTTACGAATCTCCACGCGATTTAATTCGCAGATTGGGCGTTAATTTAACAGAAATGAAACGCAACAAAAGAACCGCTTTGTGCTGTGGAGCTGGAGGCGCACAAATGTTTAAAGATGCAGAACCTGGAGATAAAGAAGTAAACGTTTTAAGAACAGAAGATGCCTTGGAAACCCAACCAGAAATTATTGCAACAGGCTGCCCTTATTGCAACACAATGATGACGGATGGAATAAAATTTAAAGAAAAAGAAGCAGAGGTAAAAGTACAAGACATTGCAGAGTTAATTGCAAAAGCGAACAACTTATTATAA
- a CDS encoding SPOR domain-containing protein: MKKLIILFSITLLLFSCGKKEVKKETQEITPPVPKDTIVKEKMVKEEVPSLVFTVQIAALKNPNNVLANLNGVHIYEENSLTKYRLGAFETYEAARSKRNELRSKYKGAFVQALENNRPIHIKEALKINKKN; this comes from the coding sequence ATGAAAAAACTAATTATTTTGTTTTCAATAACATTGTTACTGTTTTCATGCGGAAAAAAAGAAGTCAAAAAAGAAACACAAGAAATTACGCCACCAGTTCCTAAAGATACTATTGTAAAAGAAAAAATGGTTAAAGAAGAGGTACCAAGTCTTGTTTTTACGGTGCAAATTGCAGCATTAAAAAATCCGAATAATGTGCTGGCAAACTTAAATGGTGTACATATTTACGAAGAAAATTCACTAACAAAATATAGATTAGGAGCTTTCGAAACTTACGAAGCCGCTAGAAGTAAAAGAAACGAGTTACGTTCTAAATACAAAGGTGCTTTCGTACAAGCTTTAGAAAACAATCGTCCTATCCACATTAAAGAAGCTTTAAAAATTAATAAGAAGAATTGA
- a CDS encoding PH domain-containing protein, which produces MADIFQNNTVTHFPDISKINFKSIEKKYLKVILLNIGIVFTILFVAAFMVDYKNLLELKQHSIGLYLIVFIMLLITLFVKIVGFKKRKYAVREKDISYKKGLFFRTLTTVPFNRIQHVEIDQGPISRYFNLVTLSVFTAGDSSDDLKISGLVKEEAVQIKEFISNQIDG; this is translated from the coding sequence ATGGCAGATATTTTTCAAAACAATACAGTTACCCATTTTCCAGATATTTCTAAAATTAATTTTAAATCGATTGAAAAGAAATACTTAAAGGTAATTCTACTAAATATAGGCATCGTTTTTACAATTTTATTTGTAGCCGCTTTTATGGTTGATTATAAAAATTTGTTGGAATTAAAGCAGCATTCTATAGGGTTATACCTAATTGTTTTTATAATGTTACTAATTACACTTTTCGTAAAAATTGTAGGTTTTAAAAAAAGAAAATACGCAGTAAGAGAAAAAGATATCTCGTATAAAAAAGGCCTTTTTTTTAGAACCTTAACAACTGTTCCTTTTAATAGAATACAACATGTAGAGATCGATCAAGGACCTATTTCTCGTTATTTTAATTTGGTTACTTTAAGTGTTTTTACTGCAGGAGATAGTAGCGACGATTTAAAAATAAGCGGATTAGTTAAAGAAGAAGCAGTGCAGATTAAAGAATTTATCAGCAATCAAATCGATGGATAA
- a CDS encoding PH domain-containing protein, whose protein sequence is MDNSEDFSQFKRQSKKGILIIYLNLLYKALKAFWILLFLFIQKFSKISETTFNYIYLGVFVVLVFFLVRAFLIFKNFQFKIENNHFILKRGIIKKINTSIPFDRIQHINFKQNIIQQIINVHEVNIETAGSAKAEISIKALSFKEAKALKNALTIFDKKNVTQETVITEKPLLKVGFLELIKVSLTENHLQSLVLLFAVLIGFYQQISELFEGLGKREVLDDYISENTSTLETSVFLIVSLLIFFTVIAVLSSLVRVVLRHFNLTVFVKNNALEIYQGLTTKNSVILKKDKVQHITVSTNPIKKKLGISFITFKQAISGKVKKKQHKIIKIVGCKLAQVSTIKELLFPNENLEGFDKNYPDAYFRARLYFRSILFFLVLNIVLYFGFESLHVFWMNALLVPIFIFFIELKLRKRYYLFNDELLLLGSGSIETHKTYLPFFKVQNVKLKQTIFQAKKNVADVVFQTASGKIKIPCISMENALKIYNYTLFKIETSQKLWM, encoded by the coding sequence ATGGATAATTCAGAAGATTTTAGCCAATTTAAGAGACAATCTAAAAAAGGGATTCTTATTATTTACCTGAATCTACTCTATAAAGCTTTAAAAGCTTTTTGGATTTTACTGTTTCTTTTTATTCAAAAATTTTCTAAAATATCAGAAACCACCTTTAACTATATTTACTTGGGTGTTTTTGTTGTGCTTGTTTTTTTCTTGGTAAGGGCTTTTTTAATTTTTAAGAATTTTCAGTTTAAAATAGAAAACAACCACTTTATTTTAAAAAGAGGAATCATCAAAAAAATCAACACTTCTATTCCTTTTGATAGAATTCAACATATTAATTTCAAGCAAAATATCATTCAGCAAATAATTAATGTACACGAAGTAAATATAGAAACTGCGGGTTCTGCAAAAGCAGAAATATCTATAAAAGCCCTGTCTTTTAAAGAAGCAAAAGCCTTAAAAAATGCACTTACAATTTTCGATAAAAAAAATGTAACACAAGAAACAGTAATTACAGAAAAGCCATTATTAAAAGTTGGTTTTTTAGAGTTGATAAAGGTAAGTTTAACCGAAAATCATTTGCAAAGTTTGGTGTTGTTGTTTGCAGTTTTAATAGGGTTTTATCAGCAAATAAGTGAACTTTTCGAGGGTTTAGGAAAAAGAGAAGTGTTAGACGATTACATTTCAGAAAATACATCAACATTAGAAACAAGTGTATTTTTAATTGTAAGCTTGTTAATTTTCTTTACAGTAATCGCTGTTTTAAGCTCTTTAGTTCGTGTGGTTTTAAGGCATTTTAACTTAACCGTTTTTGTAAAAAATAACGCATTAGAAATTTACCAAGGTTTAACGACCAAAAATTCGGTAATTTTAAAGAAAGATAAAGTGCAACATATTACAGTTTCTACCAATCCAATAAAAAAGAAATTAGGAATTTCGTTTATTACTTTTAAGCAAGCCATAAGTGGAAAAGTAAAAAAGAAGCAACATAAAATTATTAAAATAGTTGGTTGTAAACTAGCACAAGTATCTACTATAAAAGAGTTGTTATTCCCGAACGAAAATTTAGAAGGTTTCGATAAAAATTATCCAGATGCTTATTTTAGAGCAAGATTATATTTTAGAAGTATCTTGTTTTTCTTGGTACTAAATATTGTACTTTATTTTGGTTTTGAAAGTTTACACGTATTTTGGATGAATGCTTTGTTGGTGCCCATTTTTATATTTTTTATTGAACTAAAATTAAGAAAAAGATATTATTTATTTAATGATGAATTATTGTTATTAGGTTCAGGAAGTATAGAAACTCATAAAACGTATTTACCTTTCTTTAAAGTACAAAATGTAAAGTTGAAGCAAACCATATTTCAAGCGAAAAAAAATGTAGCAGATGTTGTTTTTCAAACCGCTTCAGGTAAAATTAAAATTCCATGTATCTCTATGGAAAATGCATTAAAAATATATAATTATACATTGTTTAAAATTGAAACAAGCCAAAAATTATGGATGTAA
- the menA gene encoding 1,4-dihydroxy-2-naphthoate octaprenyltransferase, translated as MDVKSYIKAARLRTLPLSISGIIVGSFLGFKEVIYTNTTINAIWKTPIFWLAILTTIGFQVLSNFANDYGDGIKGSDKNRIGEARMVSSGAITPKQMKMAMIITTIITLIIALLLIYVAFGSENFGYSIFFFVLGIASIVAAIKYTVGNSAYGYSGFGDIFVFLFFGLLSVVGSYFLYTKQIHIEIFLPAISVGLLSTAVLNLNNLRDREEDQKNHKNTLVVKLGPKKAKKYHYFLIFTAFIAALTYVFLDFNSIYQLVFLIAFVPLVKNANTVAKNTIPAALDSELKKVALSTFLFAILFAVGQTVF; from the coding sequence ATGGATGTAAAAAGTTATATAAAAGCGGCTCGTTTACGAACTTTGCCACTGTCTATTTCTGGAATTATTGTGGGGAGTTTTTTGGGTTTTAAAGAGGTTATATATACAAATACTACTATAAACGCAATTTGGAAAACACCCATTTTCTGGTTGGCAATTCTAACCACCATTGGTTTTCAAGTATTATCTAATTTTGCAAACGATTATGGAGATGGTATCAAGGGGTCAGACAAAAACAGAATAGGAGAAGCACGTATGGTTTCTTCTGGAGCAATTACACCCAAACAGATGAAAATGGCAATGATAATTACTACAATTATTACGCTAATAATTGCTTTACTATTAATTTATGTTGCATTTGGTAGTGAAAATTTTGGGTATTCTATCTTCTTTTTTGTTTTAGGAATTGCATCCATTGTAGCAGCTATAAAATATACAGTAGGCAACTCAGCCTATGGTTATAGCGGCTTTGGAGATATATTTGTATTTTTGTTTTTCGGATTATTAAGCGTGGTTGGAAGTTATTTTTTATATACCAAACAAATTCATATAGAAATTTTCTTACCAGCAATTTCTGTAGGTTTGTTAAGTACAGCCGTTTTAAATTTAAATAATTTAAGAGATAGAGAAGAAGATCAAAAGAACCATAAAAATACCTTGGTTGTAAAATTAGGTCCTAAAAAAGCGAAAAAATATCATTATTTTTTAATATTTACTGCATTCATTGCAGCTTTAACCTATGTGTTTTTAGATTTTAACTCAATTTATCAGTTGGTATTTTTAATAGCGTTTGTACCTTTGGTTAAAAATGCAAATACGGTTGCAAAAAATACAATTCCTGCTGCATTAGATAGCGAATTAAAAAAAGTAGCTTTAAGTACATTTTTGTTTGCAATTTTATTTGCAGTTGGGCAAACAGTTTTTTAA
- a CDS encoding SRPBCC family protein — protein sequence MKAIKIILGIITVLVLVFFATGLIVKETKYKAQVSIEKPVEEVFNEFNKPENIKNWIPEVQSFETVNKNPGITGSVYKLVVNNQGQEITMTEKVMAYVPNEKVTLFFDAENMLKKDDYIFTEKEGLTTVTLNASCKSDSYVMACIFPYFKGTFKEQDQTYLNNFKKYIEGEKEE from the coding sequence ATGAAAGCAATAAAAATAATTTTAGGAATCATTACAGTATTGGTTTTGGTATTTTTTGCAACGGGTTTAATTGTAAAAGAAACAAAATACAAAGCACAAGTTTCTATAGAAAAACCTGTAGAAGAGGTTTTTAATGAATTTAATAAACCAGAAAACATAAAAAATTGGATTCCAGAAGTTCAATCTTTCGAAACGGTTAACAAAAATCCAGGAATTACAGGAAGTGTATATAAATTGGTGGTAAATAATCAGGGCCAAGAAATTACGATGACAGAAAAAGTGATGGCTTATGTACCCAACGAAAAAGTAACCTTGTTTTTCGATGCAGAAAACATGTTAAAAAAAGACGACTATATTTTTACAGAAAAAGAAGGGCTAACTACAGTAACTTTAAATGCAAGCTGCAAAAGCGATTCTTATGTGATGGCGTGCATATTTCCTTATTTTAAAGGAACTTTTAAAGAACAAGACCAAACGTATTTAAATAATTTCAAAAAATATATTGAAGGAGAAAAAGAAGAATAA
- a CDS encoding o-succinylbenzoate synthase, with protein MIKATYKKYILNFKNPSGTSRGILRTKETWFIILEKDGKTGIGETGLFRGLSADDAPNYEEKLKWVCKNIHLGLEKLLLEVINFPSIQFGLEQAFLSLKAIDKFELFPSEFTKGKQAIPINGLVWMGNKAFMKTQIQEKLKTGFSCIKMKIGAINFNEEINLLKSIRSEFSANEVELRVDANGAFTPKEALAKLERLSKLNLHSIEQPIKQGQLQEMGLLCEKSPLPIALDEELIGMFSLEEKKKVIETINPQYIILKPSLIGGFSGSKEWIQLAEENNSGWWITSALESNIGLNAIAQFTFTLNSNLPQGLGTGSLFTNNFKSPLTVKNGTLQYHNSKNWHFSLV; from the coding sequence TTGATAAAAGCAACCTACAAAAAATACATTCTCAATTTTAAAAACCCGAGTGGAACTTCGCGCGGAATTTTAAGAACCAAAGAAACCTGGTTTATCATTTTAGAAAAAGATGGAAAAACAGGCATTGGAGAAACAGGTTTGTTTAGAGGTTTAAGTGCAGATGATGCTCCTAATTATGAAGAAAAATTAAAATGGGTTTGTAAAAATATACATTTAGGGTTAGAGAAATTATTATTAGAAGTCATTAATTTTCCGTCCATTCAATTCGGATTAGAACAAGCATTTTTATCGTTAAAAGCAATTGATAAATTTGAATTATTTCCATCGGAATTTACCAAAGGAAAACAAGCAATTCCTATAAATGGTTTGGTTTGGATGGGCAATAAAGCTTTTATGAAAACACAAATACAAGAAAAACTAAAAACAGGTTTTTCTTGCATTAAAATGAAAATTGGTGCCATAAATTTTAATGAAGAAATCAATTTATTAAAATCGATAAGAAGCGAATTTTCAGCAAATGAAGTTGAGTTGCGAGTAGATGCAAATGGAGCTTTTACTCCAAAAGAAGCTCTTGCAAAATTAGAACGATTATCTAAATTGAACTTACATTCCATAGAACAGCCCATAAAACAAGGTCAGCTGCAAGAAATGGGGTTGTTATGTGAGAAATCACCTTTACCAATTGCTTTGGATGAAGAATTAATTGGTATGTTTTCATTAGAAGAAAAAAAGAAGGTAATAGAAACCATAAATCCACAATATATTATTCTAAAACCAAGTTTAATTGGAGGTTTTTCTGGAAGCAAAGAATGGATTCAGTTGGCAGAAGAGAACAACTCTGGTTGGTGGATCACATCTGCCTTAGAAAGTAATATTGGTTTGAATGCAATTGCACAATTTACTTTTACTTTAAATAGCAACTTACCTCAAGGGTTAGGAACAGGAAGTTTGTTTACCAATAATTTTAAAAGTCCGTTAACAGTAAAAAATGGAACTTTACAATATCACAATTCTAAAAACTGGCATTTTAGTTTAGTTTAA
- a CDS encoding CPBP family intramembrane glutamic endopeptidase codes for MNYIQQAYKGRNEWYHWVITIIIIFFGWQILGAIPLLMAAAAKSKDLNQFSEFAKDNFMTAGIDKNLLLALLIFTFFVGFISLLIGVKYVHKRTITSLVTSRKKIDWKRFFFGFFVWGMIAVVFSYVGILSEPEHYTWNFNAKPFFILVAISFLFIPFQTSFEELLFRGYFMQGIGILAKNRWIPLLITSVVFGLLHGANPEVAKLGQITMVFYIGTGLFYGITTLMDEGAEIALGLHAVNNITAAFFITTDWSVFQTDALYIDTSEPSVTWEMFLPVFVLYPLMLFIFSKKYGWQNWKEKLTGKITEPINLKENYRVLENIGTE; via the coding sequence ATGAATTACATTCAACAAGCATACAAAGGAAGAAACGAGTGGTACCATTGGGTAATTACCATTATAATTATCTTTTTTGGGTGGCAAATTTTAGGAGCAATTCCTTTATTAATGGCAGCTGCTGCAAAATCGAAAGACCTCAATCAGTTTTCGGAATTTGCCAAAGACAATTTTATGACAGCAGGAATTGATAAAAACCTGCTACTTGCTTTGTTAATTTTTACCTTTTTTGTAGGTTTTATTTCGCTATTAATAGGTGTAAAGTACGTGCATAAAAGAACCATTACATCTTTAGTAACTAGCAGAAAAAAAATCGATTGGAAACGTTTTTTCTTTGGTTTTTTTGTGTGGGGAATGATTGCAGTTGTATTTTCTTATGTAGGAATTTTATCAGAACCAGAGCATTATACATGGAATTTTAATGCCAAGCCTTTCTTTATTTTGGTAGCAATTTCCTTTTTGTTTATTCCATTTCAAACGAGTTTCGAAGAGCTGCTTTTTAGAGGTTATTTTATGCAAGGAATTGGAATTTTGGCTAAAAATAGATGGATTCCTTTACTAATAACCTCTGTCGTTTTTGGCTTGTTGCATGGCGCAAATCCTGAAGTTGCTAAATTGGGGCAAATAACCATGGTTTTTTATATTGGAACGGGGTTGTTTTACGGAATTACCACTTTAATGGACGAAGGTGCAGAAATTGCTTTGGGATTGCATGCCGTAAATAATATTACAGCAGCATTTTTTATCACGACAGATTGGAGTGTTTTTCAAACAGATGCTTTATATATAGACACTTCAGAACCATCTGTAACTTGGGAAATGTTTTTACCTGTTTTTGTTTTATATCCTTTAATGTTATTTATTTTTTCTAAAAAATATGGTTGGCAAAATTGGAAAGAAAAACTTACGGGTAAAATTACAGAACCTATAAACCTAAAAGAGAATTATAGAGTTTTAGAAAATATTGGCACAGAATAA
- a CDS encoding AMP-binding protein yields MAQNKLHTCFQLNNNSFSNVNELLYYAQNSSKEIYPFLKEWFSNKRDITVQTSGSTGAPKAIQLQKEHVVNSALTTGNYFSLAENTTALLCLPVAYIAGKLMLIRAITLGWHLDVVQPDSNPLKDIFKEYDFSAMVPLQVENSLDKLPQIKKLIVGGGVVSKKLQDKLQTLSTEVFATYGMTETITHIAVKKLNKLNFDGVKYYISRSFRAQSSGYFSVLPNITIYKDERNCLVIKAPKVSKEVIFTNDVVRLISDTQFEWLGRLDHVINSGGVKLHPEKIEEKFSAIIKNRFFVTGISDEKLGEKLILVVELESSKASGFKSILFKKIKNLQSLSKFEIPKEIYFVEQFIETETGKIQRSKTLLKARGCHKSKFNGYF; encoded by the coding sequence TTGGCACAGAATAAACTTCATACATGTTTTCAATTAAATAACAATTCATTTTCAAATGTTAATGAATTACTATACTATGCTCAAAATTCTTCCAAAGAAATATATCCATTTTTAAAAGAATGGTTTTCAAATAAAAGAGATATAACTGTGCAAACTTCGGGCTCTACAGGAGCTCCAAAAGCAATTCAATTACAAAAAGAACATGTTGTAAATTCTGCTCTAACTACTGGAAATTATTTTTCTTTAGCAGAAAATACTACAGCCTTATTATGTTTGCCTGTAGCATATATTGCTGGTAAATTAATGTTAATTCGAGCAATTACTTTGGGCTGGCACTTAGATGTGGTTCAGCCAGATTCAAATCCTTTAAAAGATATTTTTAAAGAATACGATTTCTCTGCAATGGTTCCGCTACAAGTGGAAAATTCTCTTGATAAATTGCCTCAAATTAAAAAACTTATTGTTGGTGGAGGTGTGGTGTCTAAAAAACTTCAAGATAAATTACAAACCCTTTCTACTGAGGTTTTTGCAACCTATGGAATGACAGAAACGATTACGCATATTGCTGTAAAAAAACTTAATAAATTAAATTTCGACGGTGTTAAATATTACATTAGTAGGTCTTTTCGAGCGCAGTCGAGTGGTTATTTTTCTGTGTTACCAAACATTACTATTTACAAAGACGAAAGAAACTGTTTGGTTATTAAAGCGCCCAAAGTATCTAAGGAAGTTATTTTTACAAACGATGTGGTTCGTTTAATTTCTGATACTCAATTTGAGTGGTTAGGGCGTTTAGACCATGTAATTAATTCTGGAGGAGTTAAATTACATCCAGAAAAAATAGAGGAGAAGTTTTCAGCAATTATTAAAAACCGTTTTTTTGTCACTGGAATTTCTGATGAAAAATTAGGCGAAAAATTAATTTTAGTTGTAGAATTGGAAAGTTCTAAAGCTTCAGGTTTTAAAAGTATTCTTTTTAAAAAAATAAAAAACCTACAATCGCTTTCGAAATTCGAAATTCCGAAAGAAATTTATTTTGTAGAGCAGTTTATTGAAACTGAAACCGGTAAAATTCAACGTAGTAAAACGCTTTTAAAAGCACGAGGCTGTCACAAAAGTAAATTTAATGGTTATTTTTAG